The following proteins are encoded in a genomic region of Neurospora crassa OR74A linkage group VI, whole genome shotgun sequence:
- a CDS encoding glucan endo-1,3-beta-glucosidase has translation MMVIAKFVAAVALFGSSAVASPLLDVSASVSLNWTSAQGVSDRPTRFWYSSIDHSTPLVRGFAPDLDGDVNYAVFKAVKPGDGASIQTAINSGTNGAKRHGLWFASQPRVVYIPPGTYEISETIFMNTDTVLMGDATDPPIIKASSNFSGNQTLISGQDPATGISGELSFAVSLKNLILDTTNIPGDQAFTALWWGVAQGAQLQNVKIRMAPAIDGEGHSGIRLGRGSTLGVSDVRIEYGQNGIWYNGHQQAVFKSIYFFKNAVGMFIDGGATISIVNPTFDGCGLGVYHVAGNPWIGLIDAISINSGTTLKTTDWPNYLVENLRVISGKTENAVEGPGDFVLATKPNVAQLSYANTVGHDPIYGPIEAAQLNRPSSLAPGPDGRYAYLPAPNYAELSVQDFLNVKDPLQNGGCLVFGDNTRDESSTLNAILRLAARQNKIAYFPFGKYRVDSTLFVPSGSRIVGEAWATITGYGPFFTDSAHPQPIIKVGNPGDIGTAHIQDMRFTVSDVLPGAIILQFNLAGAQPGDVAIWNSLVTVGGTRGAKALTDKCVNPETDEACKAAFLGIHLASTSSVYLENVWNWVADHIAEEPISPGGSNIAGKGGVLVEATKGTWLHALGSEHWWLYQLNLRKASNVLVTMLQSETNYDQGDNAVQVVPHPWTPDVEGWGDPDFGWCAGQANEKRCRMGFANYINGGSNIRTYASASWAFFSGPGYQGCAGQYQCQRYMHWVEETPANLQAFGLCSKDTWATLRLENGTEIVTNEGFTGSWSGSGGDVGRYTPEAS, from the exons ATGATGGTGATCGCGAAATTTGTGGCCGCTGTAGCTCTCTTTGGGAGCAGCGCAGTTGCCTCTCCATTGCTGGACGTCTCCGCTTCAGTCTCCTTGAACTGGACCAGCGCTCAAGGTGTttccgaccgaccgaccagGTTTTGGTACTCCAGTATCGACCACAGCACTCCCCTTGTGCGCGGCTTCGCTCCCGACCTTGACGGAGATGTCAACTATGCCGTCTTCAAGGCAGTGAAACCCGGCGATGGGGCGAGTATCCAAACAGCGATCAACTCGGGGACCAACGGTGCTAAGAGACACGGTCTATGGTTTGCTTCCCAGCCACGA GTTGTGTACATACCGCCGGGAACATACGAGATCTCTGAGACCATCTTCATGAACACTGACACAGTTCTGATGGGCGACGCAACAGAT CCACCCATCATCAAAGCATCTTCGAACTTCTCCGGGAATCAAACGTTGATCTCTGGCCAAGACCCCGCAACTGGTATTTCCGGTGAGCTATCGTTCGCCGTCTCCTTGAAGAACTTAATCCTCGACACCACCAATATCCCAGGAGACCAAGCCTTCACAGCTCTCTGGTGGGGTGTTGCTCAAGGAGCTCAGTTGCAGAATGTGAAGATCCGTATGGCGCCTGCCATCGATGGTGAGGGACACAGTGGTATTCGCCTCGGCCGTGGCTCGACTCTCGGAGTTTCGGATGTTCGTATCGAATACGGGCAAAACGGTATCTGGTATAACGGCCATCAGCAAGCAGTTTTCAAGAGCATCTACTTCTTCAAAAATGCTGTGGGAATGTTCATTGACGGTGGCGCCACGATCAGCATCGTCAACCCGACCTTTGACGGCTGTGGCTTGGGCGTCTACCACGTCGCGGGCAACCCTTGGATTGGTCTAATCGATGCCATCTCTATCAACTCCGGTACGACGCTGAAGACGACAGACTGGCCAAACTACCTGGTCGAGAACCTTCGTGTCATCAGCGGAAAAACCGAGAACGCGGTCGAAGGGCCCGGCGACTTTGTTCTGGCAACCAAGCCAAACGTAGCCCAGCTCTCGTACGCCAACACTGTTGGCCATGATCCCATCTATGGCCCCATTGAAGCAGCGCAGTTGAACCGTCCATCATCGCTGGCGCCTGGACCTGATGGGCGTTATGCATACCTTCCAGCACCGAACTATGCCGAGCTCAGCGTCCAAGACTTTCTCAACGTCAAAGATCCTCTTCAGAACGGAGGCTGCCTCGTCTTTGGCGACAACACCCGAGACGAGTCCTCCACCCTCAACGCCATCCTTCGTCTGGCCGCTCGTCAGAACAAGATCGCTTACTTTCCCTTCGGCAAGTACCGCGTCGACTCGACTCTTTTCGTTCCCTCCGGCTCCCGTATTGTCGGCGAAGCGTGGGCCACAATCACGGGATATGGCCCCTTCTTCACAGACAGCGCTCATCCCCAACCGATCATCAAGGTCGGCAACCCCGGCGATATTGGCACCGCGCACATCCAGGATATGCGCTTCACCGTATCGGACGTGCTTCCCGGAGCCATCATCCTGCAGTTCAACCTCGCCGGTGCGCAGCCGGGGGACGTGGCAATCTGGAACTCGCTTGTCACAGTCGGAGGAACGCGGGGTGCGAAGGCGTTAACGGACAAGTGCGTCAATCCGGAGACGGACGAGGCGTGCAAGGCTGCTTTCTTGGGTATCCATCTCGCTTCGACGTCGTCCGTGTATCTCGAGAACGTATGGAACTGGGTAGCCGACCACATCGCCGAAGAACCGATATCGCCGGGCGGGAGCAACATCGCCGGAAAGGGCGGAGTGCTCGTCGAAGCGACCAAGGGGACCTGGCTGCACGCGCTGGGATCGGAGCACTGGTGGCTGTACCAGCTTAATCTGCGAAAGGCGTCGAATGTGTTAGTGACGATGTTGCAAAGCGAGACCAACTATGACCAGGGAGACAACGCGGTGCAGGTGGTGCCGCATCCGTGGACGCCGGACGTGGAGGGATGGGGCGATCCGGACTTTGGCTGGTGCGCGGGGCAGGCGAACGAGAAGAGGTGTCGAATGGGGTTCGCGAACTACATCAATGGCGGAAGCAACATTCGGACCTACGCCAGTGCCTCGTGGGCGTTCTTCAGCGGGCCGGGATACCAAGGGTGCGCGGGGCAGTATCAGTGCCAACGGTATATGCATTGGGTGGAGGAGACACCGGCCAATTTGCAGGCGTTTGGGTTGTGCTCGAAGGATACGTGGGCGACGTTGAGGTTGGAGAATGGAACCGAGATTGTCACGAACGAGGGGTTCACCGGGTCGTGGTCTGGGTCGGGAGGCGATGTCGGCAGGTACACTCCGGAGGCATCGTGA
- the gh7-4 gene encoding exoglucanase 1, giving the protein MKAYFEYLVAALPLLGLATAQQVGKQTTETHPKLSWKKCTGKANCNTVNAEVVIDSNWRWLHDSSGKNCYDGNKWTSACSSATDCASKCQLDGANYGTTYGASTSGDALTLKFVTKHEYGTNIGSRFYLMNGASKYQMFTLMNNEFAFDVDLSTVECGLNAALYFVAMEEDGGMASYSSNKAGAKYGTGYCDAQCARDLKFVGGKANIEGWTPSTNDANAGVGPYGGCCAEIDVWESNAHSFAFTPHACKTNKYHVCERDNCGGTYSEDRFAGLCDANGCDYNPYRMGNTDFYGKGKTVDTSKKFTVVSRFEENKLTQFFVQNGQKIEIPGPKWDGIPSDNANITPEFCSAQFQAFGDRDRFAEVGGFAQLNSALRMPMVLVMSIWDDHYANMLWLDSVYPPEKEGQPGAARGDCPQSSGVPAEVESQYANSKVVYSNIRFGPVGSTVNV; this is encoded by the exons ATGAAGGCCTATTTCGAATACCTCGTTGCGGCTTTGCCCCTTCTCGGGCTCGCCACCGCTCAGCAAGTCGGCAAGCAGACGACGGAGACGCACCCCAAGCTGTCATGGAAGAAGTGTACCGGCAAGGCCAACTGCAACACCGTCAACGCCGAGGTCGTCATTGACTCCAACTGGCGCTGGCTTCATGACTCCAGCGGCAAGAACTGTTACGACGGCAACAAGTGGACCAGTGCCTGCAGCAGCGCCACTGACTGCGCGTCCAAGTGCCAGCTTGATGGAGCCAACTACGGAACTACCTACGGCGCTTCGACCAGTGGCGATGCCCTCACCCTCAAGTTCGTCACCAAGCACGAATACGGCACCAACATCGGCTCGCGTTTTTACCTCATGAATGGCGCGTCCAAGTACCAGATGTTCACGCTCATGAACAACGAGTTTGCTTTCGATGTTGACTTGTCCACTGTTGAGTGCGGCTTGAACGCTGCTCTGTACTTTGTGGCCATGGAGGAAGACGGTGGTATGGCTAGCTACTCTAGCAACAAGGCTGGTGCCAAGTATGGTACTGGT TACTGCGATGCCCAATGCGCTCGTGACCTCAAGTTTGTCGGTGGCAAGGCCAACATTGAAGGTTGGACTCCGTCCACGAACGATGCCAACGCTGGTGTCGGACCTTATGGTGGTTGCTGCGCTGAGATTGACGTATG GGAGTCCAACGCACACTCGTTCGCCTTCACGCCGCACGCGTGCAAGACCAACAAGTACCACGTCTGCGAGAGGGACAACTGCGGCGGTACCTACTCCGAGGATCGCTTCGCCGGTCTCTGCGATGCCAACGGGTGCGACTACAACCCGTACCGCATGGGAAACACCGACTTCTACGGCAAGGGCAAGACCGTCGACACTAGCAAGAAGTTCAC CGTCGTCTCCCGCTTCGAGGAAAACAAACTCACCCAATTCTTTGTCCAAAACGGCCAAAAGATCGAGATCCCGGGGCCCAAATGGGACGGCATCCCCTCAGACAACGCCAACATCACGCCCGAGTTCTGCAGCGCGCAGTTCCAGGCGTTCGGCGACCGCGACCGCTTCGCAGAGGTCGGCGGCTTCGCTCAGCTCAACAGCGCGCTGCGCATGCCCATGGTGCTCGTCATGTCCATCTGGGACGACCACTACGCCAACATGCTTTGGCTGGATTCTGTCTACCCgccggagaaggagggccaGCCGGGTGCTGCGCGTGGGGATTGTCCGCAGAGTTCGGGGGTGCCGGCGGAGGTGGAGAGTCAGTATGCTAATTCCAAGGTTGTTTATTCGAACATTCGGTTTGGGCCTGTGGGGTCTACTGTTAATGTTTGA